Proteins from a genomic interval of Solea solea chromosome 10, fSolSol10.1, whole genome shotgun sequence:
- the notum1b gene encoding inactive palmitoleoyl-protein carboxylesterase notum1b yields MQGHCAARRSVSLCAVRSCLLLLFLHMSAPVEARRVRGGRAQTRRVQQQQQQQQQAPVNTERVEGPESFPLDFTAVEGNMDNFMVQIKNLAQSLYPCSAQKLDQDMKLHFLRNVSVTCNDGSPAGYYIKESKGSKRWLLFLEGGWYCFNRQTCDSRYETMRRLMSSTEWPQTRTGTGILSPLPEENPHWWNANMVFIPYCSSDVWSGASAKTDHSDYAFMGSLIIREVVNELLTKGLDNAKVLLLAGSSAGGTGALLNVDNVAEQLESQGHAGVQVRGLADSGWFLDNKQYKFTDCLDTISCAPTEAIKRGIRYWGGLVPENCRQAHVGEEWNCFFGYKVYPTLKSPVFVVQWLFDEAQLTVDNVHLTGQPVHEGQWRYIQNLGQELRATLRNVPAMFAPACLSHELITRSYWMDIQVKGTSLPRALHCWDRSLQDSLHINGSRGNHSHLKHKNPAARGCPRHLIDSCPWPHCNPTCPTVRDQLTGQEMSVIQFLKHMGFDVQKMAQQQGMDPRKLLGILNNGN; encoded by the exons ATGCAGGGTCATTGTGCGGCGAGACGCTCAGTCAGTCTGTGCGCTGTGCGctcctgtctgctgctgctcttcctccacatgagcgCACCGGTGGAGGCGAGGAGAGTGCGCGGCGGTCGGGCGCAGACTCGGCgtgtgcagcagcaacagcagcagcagcagcaggctccGGTGAACACGGAGCGGGTGGAAGGACCAGAGAGCTTCCCTCTAGACTTCACAGCTGTGGAGGGAAACATGGACAACTTCATGGTGCAGATAAAGAACTTGGCACAGTCGCTGTACCCGTGTTCTGCGCAGAAACTGGACCAAGACATGAAGTTACACTTTTTGAGGAACGTGTCTGTGACTTGTAATGACGGGTCGCCTGCGGG GTACTACATCAAGGAGTCTAAAGGCAGCAAGAGGTGGCTGCTGTTCTTagagg GTGGATGGTACTGTTTCAACAGGCAGACCTGTGACAGCAGGTATGAGACCATGAGGAGACTGATGAGCTCCACAGAGTGGCCACAAACCAGAACAG GAACAGGAATCCTGTCTCCTCTGCCGGAGGAAAACCCGCACTGGTGGAACGCCAACATGGT GTTCATCCCGTACTGTTCCAGTGACGTGTGGAGCGGAGCCTCTGCAAAGACAGATCACA GTGACTACGCGTTCATGGGGTCGCTGATCATCAGGGAGGTGGTGAACGAGCTGCTGACTAAAGGTCTGGACAACGCCAAGGTTCTTCTTCTCGCAGGAAGCAG CGCCGGCGGCACAGGAGCCCTGCTCAACGTGGACAACGTCGCTGAGCAGCTGGAGTCACAGGGCCACGCGGGGGTGCAGGTGCGAGGCCTGGCCGACTCCGGATGGTTCCTGGACAACAAGCAGTACAAATTCACCGACTGCCTCGACACCATCAGCTGTGCCCCCACTGAGGCCATAAAGAGAGGCATCAG GTACTGGGGCGGACTGGTGCCTGAAAACTGCAGACAGGCTCATGTCGGAGAGGAGTGGAACTGCTTCTTTGGGTATAAAGTCTACCCCACTTTAAAAA GCCCAGTGTTTGTGGTGCAGTGGCTGTTTGATGAGGCCCAACTGACGGTCGACAACGTCCACCTGACGGGACAGCCTGTCCACGAGGGCCAGTGGCGATACATACAGAACCTGGGGCAGGAGCTGAGGGCCACACTCCGCAACGTCCC GGCCATGTTTGCTCCAGCCTGCTTGTCTCATGAGCTCATAACCAGAAG TTACTGGATGGACATTCAGGTGAAAGGCACCTCCCTGCCCAGAGCCCTCCACTGCTGGGACCGCAGCCTCCAGGACAGCCTCCACATCAACGGTAGCCGCGGCAACCACAGCCACCTGAAGCACAAGAACCCAGCGGCGAGAGGCTGCCCCCGACATTTGATCGACAGCTGCCCGTGGCCTCACTGTAACCCCACCTGCCCGACTGTTCGCGACCAGCTCACGGGGCAGGAGATGAGCGTGATCCAGTTCCTGAAGCACATGGGCTTTGATGTGCAGAAGATGGCTCAGCAGCAGGGCATGGACCCCAGGAAGCTGCTGGGAATACTCAACAATGGGAACTGA
- the tmc6b gene encoding transmembrane channel-like protein 6b: MARNVNFALDYPLMEAGLESPVDEDGVHDSFNQLIAEQSQNGGLSEAYELQQLQRDLEEEEEEDRDRVTYLSGPGQDLRERRRRQRETDQQDDNPTDSLMSERWSSATMKILSSMPSRTIGRSRGAIISQHYNRTMQLRRHKQSRPSIKDLSRSARPSIRGYGMETDNADTDAAEVTKRQYLVNNLQNLSVSDRIRMLRAMPLSMAEKSELRSLALKKVKRPHPGSQIPCCSRLKYYIIIAFRQSWYSWLSFLHSLQLWQVALKRVSGRFGTGVLSYFLFLKTLLFFNVFLFLVTGAFLVLPQAVHPPALSDERRPFSGLELLTGAGYFSDTVMYYGYYSNYTLRQHCTDDGDGQKLSVSNGTSVECVLRHLSYNMPLAYFFTIGFAFFITCIILVYSMSKSFGQSFRIDKSHSILAMKVFCSWDFKVIKKTSVKLMSENICTQLKELLAEVNHKHVMITSCQKLLKVMVYSLAWAICIAGTTACALSIYFFSQYMHQNLQERSRSPLKAQNPLLIEASLLALPMLVSVINLLLPGLFNLAAWMEDYQSPSVCTYVAIGRNLMLKVSILGVLCYHWLGRVAADFNGIMCWESFVGQELYRFLLIDFIFTLLDTLLGELLWRLFSQKVLKRRRKPVFDIARNVLDLIYGQTLAWLGVLFTPLLPAVQILKLLLLFYIKKSSVMMNCQSPRKPYRVSQMTTIFITLLCFPSFIGASVCVTYTMWSITPSSSCGPFRGLKTMFQAGKLWVQELEKDNPKLSVLARAHAYLVENPFFLFVGAAIFLIVIYFHSQVVDGQRKIISLLQEQIENEGDDKKFLITRLQSIHEQKRTPARRLTSQDSSC; the protein is encoded by the exons ATGGCTCGAAACGTTAACTTCGCTCTGGACTACCCTCTCATGGAAGCTGGACTAGA GAGCCCAGTGGATGAGGATGGTGTTCATGACTCGTTCAACCAGCTGATCGCAGAGCAGAGTCAGAATGGAGGACTGTCCGAAGCCTACGAGctacagcagctgcagagagacctggaggaggaggaggaggaggatcgaG ATCGTGTGACCTACCTGTCCGGCCCCGGACAAGACTTACGAGAAAGAAGGCGGAGGCAAAGAGAAACTGACCAGCAGGATGATAATCCGACGGACTCTCTCATGAGTGAACGCTGGTCCTCCGCCACCATGAAGATCCTGTCCTCAATGCCCAGTCGCACCATCG GCCGCAGTCGGGGAGCCATCATCTCGCAGCACTACAACAGGACCATGCAGCTTCGCAGGCACAAGCAGAGCAGACCCTCCATTAAGGACCTCTCCCGCTCTGCCAGGCCGAGCATACGAGGCTACGGCATGGAGACGGACAACGCCGACACGGATGCTGCAGAGG TGACTAAGAGACAGTATTTGGTGAACAACCTGCAGAACCTCTCAGTGAGTGATAGAATCAGGATGCTGCGAGCAATGCCACTCAGTATGGCTGAAAAGAGTGAGCTcag GagtttagcattaaaaaaagtgaaacgcCCACATCCAGGAAGTCAAATCCCCTGTTGCAGTCGACTCAAGTATTACATCATAATC GCCTTTAGACAAAGCTGGTACAGCTGGCTGTCCTTTCTGCACTCCCTCCAGCTGTGGCAGGTGGCGCTCAAGAGAGTAAGCGGTCGTTTTGGCACGGGAGTCCTGTCATACTTCCTGTTCCTTAAGACACTACTCTTCTTCAACGTCTTCTTGTTTCTGGTGACGGGAGCGTTCTTGGTGCTGCCTCAAGCGGTGCACCCTCCAGCGCTGTCCGATGAGAGACGCCCCTTCTCTGGCCTGGAGCTCCTCACCGGAGCA GGATATTTCTCCGACACTGTGATGTACTATGGCTACTACAGTAACTACACACTGCGTCAGCACTGCACAGACGATGGCGACGGTCAGAAGCTCTCCGTGTCCAATGGAACCTCGGTGGAGTGTGTGTTGAGGCACCTGTCTTACAACATGCCGCTGGCATACTTCTTCACCATAGGATTTGCCTTCTTCATCACATGCATCATCCTTGTGTACAG CATGTCCAAATCCTTTGGTCAGAGTTTCCGAATCGACAAATCTCACAGTATCCTTGCCATGAAGGTTTTCTGCTCCTGGGACTTTAAAGTCATCAAAAAAACGTCCGTCAAGCTCATGTCTGAGAATATCTGCACACAGCTTAAG gAGCTGTTGGCAGAGGTGAACCACAAACACGTCATGATCACTTCGTGTCAGAAGTTGTTGAAAGTCATGGTCTACAGCTTAGCATGGGCTATCTGTATCGCAGGCACCACTGCCTGTGCGCTGAgcatttatttcttctctcaGTATATGCACCAG AACCTCCAGGAAAGATCTCGGAGTCCGCTCAAAGCCCAGAACCCCTTGCTGATTGAGGCCAGTCTGCTGGCTTTGCCCATGCTGGTGTCAGTCATCAACCTGCTGCTGCCCGGCTTGTTCAACCTCGCAGCCTGGATGGAGGACTACCAGTCGCCTTCTGTGTGCACATACGTCGCCATCGGCAG GAACTTGATGTTAAAAGTGAGCATTCTCGGCGTCCTCTGTTACCACTGGCTGGGTCGGGTGGCTGCCGACTTTAACGGCATCATG TGCTGGGAGAGTTTTGTTGGCCAAGAGCTTTATCGCTTCTTACTGATAGACTTCATCTTCACTCTCCTGGACACCTTGTTAGGAGAGCTTCTTTGGAG GTTGTTTTCTCAGAAGGtgctgaagaggaggaggaaaccaGTTTTTGACATTGCCAGGAATGTCCTTGACCTCATCTATGGACAGACTTTAGCTTG GTTGGGTGTACTCTTCACTCCTCTACTGCCTGCAGTGCAGATTCTCAAACTCCTGTTGCTCTTCTACATTAAAAAG AGCAGTGTAATGATGAACTGCCAGTCTCCCAGGAAGCCATACAGAGTCAGCCAGATGACCACCATCTTCATCACCCTCCTCTGCTTCCCCTCCTTCATcggtgcctctgtgtgtgtcacatacaCCATGTGGAG TATCACGCCATCCTCGTCGTGTGGTCCTTTCCGTGGACTCAAAACTATGTTCCAGGCAGGAAAACTCTGGGTGCAAGAACTGGAAAAAGATAATCCCAAACTGTCCGTTTTAGCCAGGGCTCACGCTTACCTGGTGGAAAAccctttcttcctctttgtggGAGCGGCAATCTTCtt GATTGTCATCTACTTCCACAGTCAGGTGGTAGATGGTCAAAGGAAGATCATCAGTTTGCTACAGGAGCAGATAGAAAAT GAGGGAGACGATAAAAAGTTCCTCATCACCCGCCTCCAATCCATCCATGAGCAAAAGCGAACGCCCGCACGGAGACTCACAAGTCAG gaCTCTTCTTGTTGA